The Pseudomonas sp. HR96 genome includes a region encoding these proteins:
- a CDS encoding ParB/RepB/Spo0J family partition protein, which translates to MPRAPGVAGLFTAQLVEEKQKQAAAGPRRVHPEAQSVGGDSLLARFPEKPKAPQQKKSSDGEGQGNLIQQIDPSLIEPWSFADRPEDEMGDLDQLTQAIRAAGQSVPGLVRPHPAKPGQYELIYGLRRWLVAKDLERPFSCVVKDFDDKSAFAAMEHENNNRANLSSWAKAKSYQRALDQGVYKNQTSLAAELGLQRQTLNNLLTFFRIPRELIDAIGPMGKVSVLTAKAIVALVNDENHGERYKRTLIELAPRISSGAMSDKVLQRVVRSNQGSAGAASAIEVIGKGGEKLGSIRRTERGSVQITLSSKLNSDLSLDELSKRFAALLEQQGDAGVSED; encoded by the coding sequence ATGCCTCGAGCGCCCGGTGTAGCAGGACTGTTCACCGCCCAGCTTGTTGAAGAAAAACAAAAGCAGGCTGCCGCAGGCCCTCGACGTGTTCACCCTGAAGCTCAGAGCGTAGGTGGTGACAGTCTGCTTGCGCGGTTTCCCGAAAAACCCAAGGCGCCGCAGCAAAAGAAAAGCTCGGATGGCGAAGGGCAGGGAAACCTCATCCAGCAGATCGATCCGTCTCTTATAGAACCGTGGTCTTTCGCTGATCGCCCCGAGGACGAGATGGGCGATCTTGACCAGCTCACCCAGGCGATCCGCGCGGCAGGCCAGTCCGTCCCCGGGCTTGTTCGCCCTCATCCTGCGAAGCCAGGTCAATACGAGCTGATCTACGGCCTAAGACGTTGGCTGGTAGCAAAGGATCTCGAACGCCCCTTCTCGTGCGTGGTGAAGGACTTTGACGACAAGTCCGCCTTTGCCGCCATGGAGCACGAGAACAACAACCGCGCGAATCTGTCGAGCTGGGCCAAGGCGAAGTCATATCAGCGAGCCCTGGACCAGGGCGTCTACAAGAATCAGACGTCGCTGGCTGCGGAGCTTGGCCTGCAACGGCAAACGCTTAACAACCTGCTGACCTTCTTCCGGATTCCGCGCGAGCTGATCGATGCGATCGGACCTATGGGTAAGGTCAGTGTCTTGACCGCTAAAGCCATCGTGGCTCTGGTTAACGACGAGAATCACGGGGAGCGCTACAAGCGCACTCTTATAGAGCTGGCCCCACGGATCAGCTCGGGTGCCATGAGCGATAAGGTTCTGCAGCGGGTAGTCCGCAGTAACCAAGGTTCTGCAGGCGCCGCCAGTGCGATCGAGGTCATAGGTAAAGGCGGTGAGAAGTTGGGCAGCATCCGTCGCACGGAGCGGGGGTCGGTGCAGATTACTCTGTCTTCAAAGCTCAACAGCGACCTATCTCTGGATGAGTTGTCGAAGCGGTTTGCTGCTTTGCTCGAGCAACAAGGAGATGCTGGCGTCAGTGAAGACTAG
- a CDS encoding AAA family ATPase: MNKLFEHVPSQLGAKNAGALLRSFSEKGNAELAMLRTDVIKPDEQKRARTWSLAEAAQLIDKSPNTIRAAEAEIVAAFEAGDLSAKPIPKDERGKWSFTLDDINRYRDRFGSRYLRPAGSSSMIIAVSNFKGGVAKTTTVVHLAQKAAIEGLRVLVVDLDPQASSTVNLGPYIPDIELSSEDIINQALLLDPQAIRRCTFESYFPGIHLIPANLSLQELDIQLPNPEMNNSENLGSPVFRLRNAVDVVRDEYDLILLDCGPNMASVSLNAMMAANGLIVPIPPGTYDYASFVMLCSALASLFEAAEKEFDYLRLMITRHPGPKFQAAMKIEQRIRHLYGDYVLSNVVNLTAAIERANAELSSVYDQVPSRSTRDSYRRAVEILDGVNDEILKDLKTIWAQQAQAAGRDK; encoded by the coding sequence ATGAATAAGCTGTTCGAGCACGTACCGAGTCAGTTGGGCGCAAAAAACGCTGGCGCTTTGCTTCGAAGTTTCTCCGAGAAGGGAAACGCGGAGCTAGCCATGCTGCGCACCGACGTCATCAAGCCGGACGAGCAGAAACGTGCCCGTACTTGGTCCCTGGCCGAAGCCGCTCAGCTGATCGACAAGTCGCCCAATACGATACGCGCAGCCGAGGCTGAAATCGTGGCGGCCTTCGAGGCAGGCGATTTGTCTGCCAAGCCGATCCCGAAAGACGAACGCGGTAAGTGGTCGTTTACCCTGGACGACATCAACCGCTACCGCGATCGGTTCGGCTCACGCTACCTCCGACCCGCCGGCTCCAGCTCGATGATCATCGCCGTATCGAACTTCAAGGGCGGCGTCGCCAAGACCACCACTGTCGTTCACCTGGCCCAGAAGGCAGCTATCGAAGGCCTTAGAGTGCTAGTGGTCGATCTTGACCCGCAAGCATCTAGCACCGTCAACCTCGGCCCATATATCCCGGATATTGAGCTCAGCAGCGAAGATATCATCAACCAGGCGCTGTTGTTGGATCCCCAGGCAATTCGGCGCTGCACTTTCGAATCCTACTTCCCAGGTATTCATCTGATACCGGCGAACTTAAGTTTGCAGGAGCTGGATATCCAATTGCCTAATCCCGAGATGAACAACTCGGAAAATCTAGGCAGCCCGGTGTTCCGCCTGCGTAACGCGGTCGATGTTGTCAGAGACGAATATGACCTCATCCTTCTCGACTGCGGTCCTAACATGGCGAGCGTATCGCTGAACGCCATGATGGCGGCAAATGGCCTTATTGTGCCGATCCCGCCTGGAACCTATGATTACGCGTCCTTCGTGATGCTTTGCTCCGCTCTGGCCAGCCTGTTTGAGGCGGCGGAGAAGGAATTTGATTACTTGCGCCTGATGATCACCCGTCATCCAGGACCCAAGTTTCAAGCGGCGATGAAGATAGAACAGCGTATTCGCCATCTTTATGGTGACTACGTGTTGAGTAACGTAGTCAATCTTACGGCAGCGATTGAGCGCGCCAACGCCGAACTTTCTTCTGTGTACGACCAAGTTCCGTCGAGATCCACTCGCGACTCTTATCGCCGCGCTGTCGAAATTCTCGATGGCGTCAACGATGAAATTCTTAAAGATCTGAAAACTATCTGGGCACAGCAGGCGCAAGCTGCGGGGAGAGATAAGTGA
- a CDS encoding response regulator, which translates to MDSIIVVEDEELILEPMVDILEIYGYKVKAFLNAGSAWDYIDGNSSELKLLITDLRMPGDINGVGLVQRVHEKFPQMPIVVASGYHSESDSLHINHVFWLPKHFTLDELHLTCQQLAPLK; encoded by the coding sequence ATGGATTCAATCATCGTTGTCGAAGACGAAGAGCTGATACTCGAGCCGATGGTCGATATCTTGGAAATATACGGGTACAAGGTCAAAGCTTTCCTCAATGCCGGTTCAGCTTGGGATTATATCGATGGCAACAGCAGCGAGCTCAAGCTGCTGATCACCGACTTGCGCATGCCGGGCGACATCAACGGTGTCGGCCTGGTGCAGCGGGTTCATGAAAAATTTCCCCAGATGCCGATTGTCGTTGCTTCGGGTTACCACAGTGAATCAGACTCGCTGCACATCAACCACGTGTTCTGGCTGCCCAAGCACTTTACCCTCGATGAACTGCACTTGACCTGCCAGCAGCTGGCTCCGCTGAAATGA
- a CDS encoding tripartite tricarboxylate transporter substrate-binding protein, protein MFRRTVVTGLGLAGLAIMAKTSGQGETPQVRTVIFGAPRGAIGTRLAQLTIDQLRYDYNLDYSLVVNDARNSLAAIETVKDAVPDGGTLLQAQSYSFVLFPSTYKSLSYDPIKDFVPLTILGTYGYSLVLGAAVPLEITTVHGYLDWIGQNPDLREVGFTLYGSQAHLLCLMLARESGVAVQPVGYSAATSLFKDLANQTISAAFAVNGNVPILAKAGVRAVAITNSRRLDDWPNLATFEESGFAGLNLNGWYGWFAPSHTPADLVSELASKLTMLTEGAAYAKKLRSLLFERDTSQPPQIQERILRETAQYARLVKDYRLGTLG, encoded by the coding sequence ATGTTCAGGAGAACGGTAGTCACTGGGTTGGGATTGGCTGGTCTTGCAATCATGGCTAAGACGTCTGGCCAGGGTGAAACCCCGCAAGTCAGGACTGTGATCTTCGGTGCGCCTCGCGGAGCGATCGGTACCCGCTTGGCGCAGTTGACTATCGACCAGCTGCGTTACGATTACAACCTTGATTATTCACTGGTCGTCAACGATGCGCGCAACAGCTTGGCTGCCATCGAGACGGTAAAGGATGCCGTCCCGGACGGGGGGACATTGCTGCAGGCGCAATCCTATTCGTTCGTCCTTTTCCCCAGCACCTACAAATCTCTCTCCTACGATCCCATCAAGGACTTTGTCCCGCTGACGATCTTGGGCACATATGGGTATTCCCTTGTCCTAGGTGCCGCCGTACCGCTGGAGATCACCACTGTACACGGCTACCTGGATTGGATTGGCCAGAATCCTGATCTACGGGAGGTGGGCTTCACCCTATACGGCTCTCAGGCCCATCTCCTGTGTTTGATGCTGGCACGTGAAAGCGGTGTCGCGGTACAGCCCGTAGGCTATAGCGCGGCAACATCGCTTTTCAAGGATCTGGCTAATCAGACCATCAGTGCTGCATTCGCCGTGAACGGCAACGTTCCCATTCTAGCCAAGGCCGGTGTACGCGCTGTGGCAATAACTAATTCTCGGCGCCTGGACGATTGGCCAAACCTGGCGACGTTTGAGGAAAGCGGTTTTGCAGGGCTAAATCTCAACGGCTGGTATGGATGGTTCGCACCCTCTCATACCCCCGCGGATTTAGTCTCGGAACTGGCGTCCAAGCTTACGATGCTCACCGAGGGCGCTGCATATGCCAAGAAATTGAGGTCGCTGTTGTTTGAGCGTGACACATCCCAACCGCCCCAGATCCAGGAACGAATACTACGCGAGACCGCTCAATACGCGCGGCTTGTAAAAGACTATCGCCTTGGGACATTGGGCTAA
- a CDS encoding histone-like nucleoid-structuring protein, MvaT/MvaU family — protein sequence MSKLVDYRQLECQVVQQKALLDSLRDNPQLQKEIEFEERLSALLNEYGKSLQDVMALLDPAAGRADPASVKGKRRARVIKTYRNPLTGKIVQTKSGNNLSLRAWRVQFGVEEVESWVQF from the coding sequence ATGTCAAAATTGGTTGATTACCGTCAGCTCGAGTGCCAAGTGGTTCAGCAGAAAGCCTTGCTGGATTCACTTCGGGACAATCCGCAGCTGCAAAAAGAGATCGAATTCGAGGAGCGGCTGAGCGCATTGCTCAATGAGTACGGCAAAAGCCTACAGGACGTGATGGCGCTACTTGATCCAGCAGCAGGCCGTGCTGATCCAGCTTCGGTCAAAGGCAAACGCCGCGCTCGCGTCATCAAGACGTACCGAAACCCACTGACGGGCAAAATCGTGCAAACCAAAAGCGGTAACAACCTCTCGTTGCGTGCCTGGAGAGTCCAGTTCGGCGTCGAAGAAGTGGAA